AAAGTCCAAGCCACAGGTGCACTGTGGATAAAGTCCATTTTCCGGTGAGGCTGTGGTATAGTCAACCGCTGCACAAAGGGGTTCACTCCACTTCCTAGGAGATTCCCTAGAGGAAACCCCACAGCCCACGCAGTTGTTCACTGACTCAGGGTTCACTGGGAAGCGATCTGTGTCCTTTCTCTCCGTGTCCTTCATATGACTACAGGTGCAATGGCAAGATTTCTGTAGGTATTTGTCTGAGGAGGCATGGATGCAGTCCATTCCGCATGAAGGATCAGAGCTATAGGAGCCTGCTAAATCCACCATGCTCTCAGTTCCTGTGAAGCACTGACTTAAGCTAtcattctcccccacctccagtggCTCTGAAAATGGTGACACGGATTTACTGTCAGGCCGACTCAATAAATGTAAATAACCATGGGCATGGGGAGCTCTATCTACATATTCATCTTCCATGGGAATCTGCCTGAAGTGGTCatcctcagactctgttgctaaAGACAATGTTGGGATGTTCTCTCCCAATTCATAGTGGATTGTATCTGGGCTGCCTTTTCCATAGAGAGTGTGCCCATTTGGGCAACCCATGTCTTCAGAAAAAACATAGTAATCAAGGGCTAGCAAACATATTCCTTCAGAAGGCTGAGGACTCGCAGTGTTCACCATGTTTGTATTAACAAATGGCTCTCTGGGGGATTCCTAAACaaaatccaaaagaaaaaaatgtttaataagcagGTCATCAGAATATTATTTTTCTTAGAAGAGCAGAAATGATATTTAGAGAATTTAATATTCTTGCATTGTTAGTTGCTGACTTAGAGCAGCACCCCCTACATTTTTGACCCATAAAATGTAGTTCTGCTTGGATATGTCACAAGGATCTTACTGGACAGGTCTGCTCCTTGTGGGTATTCAGAGTCAAATCTGCTCCCGTGagtgacaaaaataaatttttaactGGTTATTGCTCCTGTTGGCTCTAAAGAGCCAAAACAGCTAAGAAAGAGTGAGTTAGATTCTATTCTTCCATCTGTCTCATTGACAGAATTGTTACTAAGGTCCAATCAGTCACACCTGAGCaagcccattgaaggcaatgaggTTTGTACAGACAACACTGAGGGCAGAAGCTTTATTAATGATGGTGATGCACGAAGAAGGAAGAATCCAGGTTGGCTTACAGGACTCAGGGTGAGCTTGCAAGGCAGAGAGTTCAAAAAACATTTACTTGTGAACTGAGCACGTGTGACCTGGAAATTGTTGAGACAATAAACACGGAAATccatgatgccatttttacagtctcTTTTCAGAGCAACGCTACACTTTAAAGCACAAGAGGTTTTCCTCTCAACAATGGGCTGTTCTTTAAAGTTTGATGCCCAGATCTAACCTATACTAGATTTGAAATCCTCTAAattctaagggccaaattctcttctttgtgtgaaactccactgaagtcaatgtagcaGTGACCATTTTCCTCAGCAGAGGATTTGACCTTAAATACTCTCCTTCATTTTTATAAAGGAAGGGCTGATTCTTCTcttacttacaccagttttacacacCTTCCAGTCCTCTGACATgaatggagtcactcctgatttagaCTGAAGTCAGAGAAGACTCAGGCCTTATATGTTCAGTGACCCTTCCCACAAATTCCCTCCATTTTTTCATTTGACTACTTTCTACAAGGAGCGTAAAAATGGCCTTTACAGGAATTTTTCTGGGATTACCCAATGATTAAAAAGCCATAGTACATTAGAACAACAAACAATTAACTGAGCACTTCTTAGAAAAGACACCAAAggcttaaaataaaaaggaatagaaGGCAAATAGTCCCTAGCgttcagaaatggaaaagaatAGCTATTTATGAAGAATGCAAAGAGAGGTCCTTATCTTCTAGCTAtgtagggtggggggaaagaattCAAATGGTATGCCATTTGAATTCACAGATtcaatgggcccaattctgctgtcagtttaCCTTGAGTGTCACCCTCATAGGAGTTACACTCGTGTAACTTAGAGCAAAACTTGGCTCATTGTCTACAGGAATTAAAGCCAGAATGCTATCAGTTCTCTGTCCTTTGTTGCAACTACCTGATCACCTACTAGTGTCTTTCCTTGGGTGGTACAATAGTTACTGAATGGTGGGAGAGAAATCTGTGGACTCATTTGTCTGTATTAAGTGTCGAGGCTGCCATAGGGGTCAGGAAAGGAATTAACGAAGCATAACCACAGTGAAAACTTTAGAACATTAGAGTTTACCTTCGTCCCTTTTATTTGGCTGCATACTTCATTAGCCCAGTGCTGTAGATCTGCTGTAGGGGAAACAAAATAATAGCTATagtgtttagcaggctttcttaAATCAATCACAGATCAAATAATATAGTTATCCATAATCTCCTACATTAAATTAAACCTAACTGTCCAGATTGTTTTTATTGACTCTGCTCAAAAGACCAAGCGGCTGTCTAGCTGAGCATTCATTATAACTTGAATTGGATACATCCTTATGGAACAAATGTCTATAAGGTCCTAAAATAGAATGTGGTTAAGCTATGTTCCACATCAAATGGGACTTTATTCCTGGTCACATGTCAACGAGTTATGACTGGCCTCAGATCGACCCAGTTGCAACCATACAATTGGTTAGTCTATTTCAAGAGGTGTCACATGAATGGCCCAAATAGCAATGAGGAGACCAAAGGGGGAACCCCCTCCCGCGCCCGCATACACACCCCGAAACCACCACAGGATGGCAGTTTCGAATATAGTCTCTTCCGCTTAATCGGAATGTGTTTAATTGGGAAATGTACTAAATTAAAACATCTCTGAAGGAAAAGGTTTAAACTCAGTGAGGCTTTATAACAGTGACTGCGGCTTTATGGGGACAATAATGATCGTTTATGGGGATTTTGTGGTGCTAGGCCGTGTGTGCTTTTTAATATCATGCTGGTTCTCCGTGTTTGTAAAACAACTGGAACATATATCAAGTAGGTAGCCACTGCCTGGTCTTGGCCATTAGTTTGTTCCATTCTGGCCAAGTACACACACCTAGTATACACTCCACTGTAGATACTGGCCTGCAGAAACTGGGAGGAGGCACTAACCTGATGGGGCTCTGCAGAGCCCAGACAGCAGTATTGCTATTTAATTGGTATCATCTGTCAGTCTGGAATTTCTCTTACAGGGCATGAAAGGCCACTCACTGGAAGGGGCTGCAGAGTGATGGAAATCCAGATTAAGAGGATTCCACTATAACCTCCGCTGAATCGAAAATGTTTGGTTACCCTTAGGGTGACAGGAATTTAGTGTGGAAGTGGTAGCCAACTTATAAAACACTAGttaaaagtttatttaaacaatGCAGGAGAAGAATGGCACAAAAAACCCAGGCAGGTGGGGCTGAGGAAATGAAAGGGGAAAAGGACAGATGAGAAAAAGATTTCCATGAGGAGGAAGTAAATGCAAAAGGAGTAATAACAGTTTGCTCAAATCAACTAATGCATAGAGGTTAAAATGAGTTTCTGCAGATGCATCAACGTCCATGCAGCAATCGCTGCAGCATTTCCCCCATGTTAATAATATTTAATGCCGTTGATAATACATGAAAATCACATTTCTCCACTATTACAGAAATAGTGTACCAAAATGTTGACCTAGTCCAAACAATAGGCTTGATCACATTCTCAGATATGTGATTGTACCAGTGGCATGCCGTGACAGTTTGTAAGGCAGCCCAAAATTGCATCTTCCATTCAGTGTGACCTCGCACGTATGGTGTGTGTGAGGTTACATTGTGCAGAAGACaccattttgttttacaaaattgAATCCTCCATGGGGTCTGAACAGAATAGTCCTGGGGGCAGATCTGGTCCACCGGCTGCCAGTTGGATAAAGCACAGCTGTCAGGCATGCAGGCCACACAATACATGCCTTGCATGCATAAACAGCACTCTACTGGACTGTACATTAGCTAAGATCTAATTTTGACAAACCAGTTACTGCACAATACCTGATTTGACAGGGTACCAGAGCGATAAGCCTAATACATTTCTGTACTAGAGAAAAGGAATCCAAAGTCCTGCTTTGTGCCAGCTAAAATACATAAACTGTAGAGCATATAATTTTCCAACCAATGCATGTGTTTTTAACCTGATGAGTCCCACTAAATTCAAATCACACAGTTTAAACCTCTACCCATAAAAATATAGATTTCACATTAAGTTGAATTCCTAAAAATCATTAGCCATAATGTACCTGTCAGTGCTTTCCCCTTATTTTTGTAACATACAATAAGTATGATAATGCTGGTTAATATCACAAAGAGGACTGGAACAGTCAGAACATACAAGATCTTGTTTGTTTCTGTAGgatgaaaagaaaaatcacatcAGTGTGCAGCTTATACTTAGCAATGATACGATCCTTGCTTACTTTTCTTACTTGGATGCAGTAAGATGTTTCCATTGGAACTTAGATTTCTAAAATAACCCCAATAGCTTTATAACACATTATGTTGAGTAACAAGGAGCCTGATCAAGCCCATGCTTTACAATACTATCTTTAAAAGAACTACTGATTTAAATGCTGAAGACAGACCAATACAGGCATGCCCAAATTTTGCTGAGTTGGAGGGTTCATGTGTAAGCTGCCAGGAGCCCAAGAGCTATACTTGATTTGCTTGAAAAGGCTCTGAAAGTAGTCTCTATGAGCTACACAGGCCCCAGCATGCCAGACAGCCTTCGGTTCAGAGCATGATGGCTCACTGCATGCTGAAACACGTAGTCTCGCTGGGGCAGCACATCCACATTAAAGATAAAAAGGGCAATGGGCCTCATTATCAGACATCAAGGGCTGCCTTTGACTGACACCGTATCCATCACTAGCAACAGTGCACAGACAGAAGTTGtcgctttttttaaaaatagttaaaaatgagaagaatgcaaaaaaaaaagtcagaactgCAACTGTGGTGGTAGTTAATGGGTATTATAACAACAATCTCATCTGGTACGTAATTTCAATAAAAAGTATAAAGCTGTATACAGTACTGAACATAGGCTGTAGTTGTGATTTCTCACAAGGAGCTTCAATTCAGAATGGCATAAAATAATCTTtaataccaaaatattttgagGCGGATTTTCAAAAAAGGCTCAGAATTGGCCCAACTGCTTCCTTTAAAGCcagcttcagtgggaacagagttaTGCCAgcactgagcccttttgaaaatcctaccctataCTTTCTGATGGATAATTATGTATGATGAAATATACCATCTTGTGGTTGTACAGACATCGTAGGCTCCACGCAAACTGCATCTGACCGATCAGTCCCAGGAGCTCCTTCTGCAGTTCCCAGAGCTGTGCAgctacaaaaataaagaaaaaaaaatgctggatGATCATGTAGAGAGCTGGCAATGACACCTACatttaggttgcctaacactttccattataagagaTTCTCAGAgcctttaatttttaataatctCTACCACCTCCATTGTTttcctttgaaatttggcaggcagAAAGCCCTCAACATAAAGATTTTCTTTGTCCCATAAAATTCTATTGAGGTTTTGTAGATTTATAAACTGTTAACAGCCACTATGGCTTTTCCTCGGCTTGTGTTCCTCAGGAAAATTGTGTCAGCTTGCCAAAATAAAAGGAAGATTCTAAAGTGCCAGGCCCCAGCCTCAACGTGATCCTGCACTGGGAAcatgtgggagctgctggagcagctATAGTGATGGGAAGGGGTGAAAGCCAATGTAGGCTCACCACTTTTGACTCTACACACTGGACTTGGTGCATGGCTCCGGTATCCCAACTCCCTTTCCAGtacccagggccaggaggagtgGGAGTAGGAGAACTGAGGCCAGGCTCCTCCCAGCACATAGCCTCAGCAGCCCATTTCCCCCCTCTTGAGCACCACCTGCGGCACAAGCCCCCTActtctggggcaggggaaggggaaagagagagagagtcaggctAGGCCAGGCTTCCCCTGACCACTCCTGGACTCAGTACTTGGTGTCAGTGGCCGATTCCCCCCTCTGTGAGAAtagccttctcctgctgctcgCTAATAGAGTTAGTCCTGTAACTCAAGTAGTAGCAGTCAGTGTTGAAGGTTCAGGGTTCAAAGGCTGTTGATAACATGCTATGAGGGATCATTACAGTTGTACATAGCAGAattagttatttttcttttttaaaaattaggaaattacatatttaaaaattagattacAAGAGCCTTACTTAGggtgcaaagtcaaacactcaaaaggtaggaaatgccagatttacatTTGCCTGTGGAGcattaattcagcccccttgtgcacatgAATTATGATACcctctttaattgcatgatcacatactatattttccacaggatccaggcctcactcagtgcacaggTTAGATGAACAAGGGGGACAGAATTAAGGATGCACAGACAAATgcaaatctggcatttcctatcttttggGTGCTACACTTTGCAATCTAAAACataattcttttaatgtaggggtttttttgtatgtaTTGCAGTGTGTGTTATGTAATGGTATGATCACATACATATCCATCTAAAGGGCATTATCTGCTTTCACTTCGTATTGTGGTCATTATGAAAGGCTGCCCTATTTGCTCTAtagttttaaatttgtatttctaatttatattttaaacacatAGCATCTTCACTAGTTTGGTCCCTGTTATCGTAAAGCAAGTCTCTTTGTTATATTATATTTTGCTTAATTGAGTAGCATATCCCAGCAAGGGGCCACCCACTGAATTACTTTATGTCTACCAAACCCACAGGCACAGAGAAGAGGGTATTGGGAATGCAGGTGATGCAATGTGCAGCTGAACTGCTTCATCTTTTTGAGAGGTTAAATCTGAAGAAGAGAACGAGgaatgaatggggaaaaaaagacagagaACAGACAGAAGGCTGCAGAGAAGGAAGGATGGGCCAGACAACTCACAGGAGGTATAACAGTAGCCACTGTAGTCAGTGGACACTGCTCCTGCTGTGTGATAGCGTTGGTCTTTATGACCTAGATTCATGTCAGGTGACAGGAAACGAACATCCATTTCTTATCATAGCttgtgtgtgttcatgtcctTATTAGATCAAAACAGATGAAAACAGGAGGAGAAATGAGGAACagaggagacaaagagagagaaaagcagaatTAGGAAacaagagagaagagaaagaaagagagagtgcAAGCGAAAGAAAAATAGAGACAGAAAACTCCTCCTCCATGAAACAACCCCCTGTCAGACAGAAAAAAGTGCTCTCAAAAAAGCCATCACAGGCACAAGGAAGTGGCAAggacaagagggaagaaagagctGAATCAGGACCAAGGTGAGAAATGTATAAAAAGTGACCAAGGGCAAGAAGAGGGGCACGAACTGAACAGAATGCTCTAGCTCAACAGTTTTGTTGCAATTCACTTCCCTTGCTTTTCCCTGGTGAGGATCAAGCTCTGATGTGAGAATTCCCATATTTAAATCTGCTCTGGCAAAGCTGCTGATCAGTGTGCTACAAAGAGAGAAGCTCCCTGACAGTCCGTTGAATGTTCCATTCTTCAGCTGAAAAATCAATTTGTCCAGGCCTCTTACAGCTTTGTGGTTATCTCACAGTTATGTTATAGGAGAGGTGCACTTACTTGGTCCAGGATTTACACTCATCGGTGGATGAAAAGATGTCTGAAAAGTACCCCCAACGGCATGGTGCACACACCGTATCCTTGTCTCGTTGCACTGTGGTAGAGGAAACAAACAGCATAACTGAGCAACTGTAATTTCACCTCAGACTTGGAGaagatttttcccccctgaaaatTCTTCCATGATGAGGGAGATCTTACATTATATTAAAGGAGGCAACTGGAGTTAAATCTGAGCAGAAAGTAGTGGTAAATGAGGTCTGTATAGAGTCAAAACGAGAAACAAAGAAATGACAGGAGCTATTTGCACAGCTCTGGTGAAAAAACAGTGTGAGGAGCTAACTCCATTGTAACTACCAGTCttgtgttaaaagaaaaggagtactagtggcaccttagagactaaccaatttagttgagcataagctttcgtgagctacagctcacttcatcggatgcattcagtggaatgtcTTGTGTTAATGCAGTTACGTTATGTCAGTAACTTATACCACCACTGTTACAGAGCCACAGTGGGGACTCCATAATTATGATGGGTGTTCACAGTACCAACTATTGTGGAGAAGAAATCATTGTGTTGAGTCCAGATGCAGCACTTACTTCTCTAGCAGTCAGTCCTGTACCATTTTTACGTTGTTCCCGCCACTTGGAATGGTTTCCTTTCTTACCAATGTCCAGTATAAACCTGATTTTGACCCCCTCTGATTTCCACTCCCGAAAAGCAAAcgaacaaaccaaccaacccactTCCTTTTAGCCTGAAATTTCAAAGCTAGTCTGATGTCAGAGGTGATTTGTTTTTGTCACATCTGAAGTAAATCCATGAAACTGCTTGAGTTGTAATACATACATAACTACTACTATGTTAATTTCAAAACGTGTTCATAATTTTTACCTTTGCCTAATGCTATAAAATTGAACTTAGCATGGTTCATTCAGTTCAACTTAACCTGAACACTGAGATCACAATGAGAGCACATGTGTGGGGATGCTTTTGTGAATATTGGAGTTACAATTTTTAAAGTTAATCAGAGTCAAATTCCTTAGTGTTCAGAGTGCAGTGAAGTCTCCCATGACAATTATAGAATTCATGATAAAACTTGCCAGGTCCACCTCAACTAAGAGATTTTAGTCAAAATAAAAATTCTCAAGTCTCTTccttattttggggaagttctatggcctgtgttatgcaggaggttacaagagatgatcacaatggtccctctgATCTTGGAATCTCTGACTGTATGAAAGGCAGCCTTCAAAACGTAAACAGATCGTGACAGTTGTACGATCAGTTATTATACCTACAACACACCTCTCCCACTCACATTGGCCTGAGATCCCAATCAACCCTCTCTTTAAAGGCTGGGACTCCATTCCTCTAGATGTCCACTCTACATATCTTACCAGGATGCTGAACGCCAAACCCTAGAGCACATTTTGTATTTCGCAGACAGTAATCACAGTCTTCGTTACAGTGGTATCCCAGTGTACATGCACATTGTCGCTGGAACGTGCTATTTCCTGGATTCACTTCTATTAAACCTTTCCCTAAGTGAGAAAGCAGATGAAAGTAAAAATCTCTCCTTCAACATGATTTGGGATGGCCAGCCTCACTCCCCCATGTCCATACTGCTTGTGTGTCAGATGCAGAATTATTCTTGTTAGGCATCACATTAATATTTGAAGAGCATGGTAGACACCTGGTTTGTATGAGAAGCCTCACTGTTTAGAATCATAAAGTGACATcatttttattgacttcagttggagctgaATTAAGCCTTTACACTGGGGAAACAAACAGACTCAAGAATTGTGTACACCTTAtgctgggaaggagtgggaggaagaATCTCTATGTGCTCACCCATAATACCCTAGTGCACTGCATTGAAGATTCACGAGTGGTGGCATAAGgattatggctgagattttcaaaagagccttgGGGGATTGAAATTTACTGGGAGTTGGGCATGCATCTAACTCTCTTAaggtcctttgaaaatccctctcTCAATTATTATTTTGGTGaactaaatcatagaatatcagggttggaagggacctgaggaggtcatctagtcctacccctTGCTCagtgcaggaccaatccccaatttttgtcccagatccctaaatggccccctgaaggattgaactcacaatcctgggtttagcaggccaatgctcaaaccactgagctatccctccccccgatcATAAGTTCTAGATCAgggatagtcaattatttttgtcaaggtccaaatttcttgatcaatgtatagtcaaggtccagactctagagaaaataattaaaaaaaacccaataatgataataagtagtaaataaaaagatttcagggtgtGTTCAAAAGTGTTTGGTGGTCGGGATTTGCGCCgtagtctgcctattgactacccctgttcTACTCACCCATCCTCGCACTTCAATTGTTTGGACTCAAAGGTACGAAATGCCTCAGTATGAACAACTCACCCTCATCACATATTTTGTGTAGTAAACATTTGTCTTCTTCATTCCAGACATCCATATATTCGTTTGGGCCGCAAGACTTGCACACAGTCTCAGAAGTGGCAGTGCATTTGGCAGATA
The Natator depressus isolate rNatDep1 chromosome 2, rNatDep2.hap1, whole genome shotgun sequence DNA segment above includes these coding regions:
- the TNFRSF11A gene encoding tumor necrosis factor receptor superfamily member 11A, which gives rise to MSISAAGCWLVLCLFIADKQLSLQISPACESEKHYEYSGRCCTKCEPGKYISAKCTATSETVCKSCGPNEYMDVWNEEDKCLLHKICDEGKGLIEVNPGNSTFQRQCACTLGYHCNEDCDYCLRNTKCALGFGVQHPVQRDKDTVCAPCRWGYFSDIFSSTDECKSWTNCTALGTAEGAPGTDRSDAVCVEPTMSVQPQDETNKILYVLTVPVLFVILTSIIILIVCYKNKGKALTADLQHWANEVCSQIKGTKESPREPFVNTNMVNTASPQPSEGICLLALDYYVFSEDMGCPNGHTLYGKGSPDTIHYELGENIPTLSLATESEDDHFRQIPMEDEYVDRAPHAHGYLHLLSRPDSKSVSPFSEPLEVGENDSLSQCFTGTESMVDLAGSYSSDPSCGMDCIHASSDKYLQKSCHCTCSHMKDTERKDTDRFPVNPESVNNCVGCGVSSRESPRKWSEPLCAAVDYTTASPENGLYPQCTCGLDFPSAGQSTLASDPGTEDAPSEGTDTKYQNTSRSTSGANCSNSDLPQASGNVTGNSNSTFISSGQVMNFKGDIIVVYVSQNSQEGTTATGTADENVGSPVQEENLNRCETFAGNTQHYKEKYADANPACPAENEGLNSTGEYERRPGPVVQEENQDSQDRKWCYSGAFQPVQEEGKPGQFSEKALH